A single region of the Blattabacterium sp. (Cryptocercus kyebangensis) genome encodes:
- a CDS encoding MBL fold metallo-hydrolase — MKITFLGTGTSQGVPIIGSKHPVCLSKSPKDKRLRSSILIEKDKKSFLIDCSPDFRYQMLRSNHEKIDAIFITHEHHDHVGGLDEIRSINFKMKKTIPVYGLRRVLENLKKRFYYIFSKNKNSNTSKISIYELDNYMDTFIVEYFKVIPLYIWHGPLPILGFRIENFAYITDASSVPIHTMEKLIGLNILVLNVLRKVSKHSSPFTLSESLELIQKIGPKKTYFTHISPLLGFHDEIQNQLPKNVYLAYDGLIDYI, encoded by the coding sequence ATGAAAATTACTTTTTTAGGAACTGGTACCTCACAGGGAGTCCCTATCATTGGGTCCAAACATCCAGTATGTTTATCAAAGAGTCCAAAAGATAAAAGACTTCGAAGTTCTATTCTTATTGAAAAAGATAAAAAATCATTTTTGATAGATTGCAGCCCTGATTTTCGTTATCAAATGTTAAGAAGTAATCATGAAAAAATAGATGCGATTTTTATTACACATGAACATCACGATCATGTAGGGGGATTAGACGAAATAAGATCTATTAATTTTAAAATGAAAAAAACGATTCCAGTTTATGGATTACGTCGTGTATTAGAAAATTTAAAAAAAAGATTTTACTATATTTTTTCAAAAAATAAAAATTCAAATACTTCCAAAATTTCTATCTATGAATTGGATAATTATATGGATACTTTCATAGTAGAATATTTTAAAGTTATTCCTTTATATATATGGCATGGTCCTCTTCCTATTTTAGGATTTCGTATAGAAAACTTTGCCTATATAACAGATGCAAGTAGTGTTCCTATTCATACCATGGAAAAATTAATAGGTTTGAATATTTTAGTCTTAAATGTATTAAGAAAAGTTTCAAAACATTCCTCTCCTTTTACATTATCCGAATCATTGGAACTAATCCAAAAAATTGGACCTAAAAAAACTTATTTTACACATATAAGCCCTTTACTTGGATTTCACGATGAAATTCAAAATCAATTACCTAAAAATGTTTATTTAGCTTATGATGGACTGATTGATTATATATAA